A stretch of DNA from Streptomyces sp. NBC_00271:
GGAGGAACGGAGCGACGCAGTTGACCACCCGGCACGAGCGGATATGGGTCGGCATCGACGCCGGCAAGGGCCACCACTGGGCGGTGGCGGTGGGCGCCGACGGCGAGACGCTGTTCTCGACGAAGGTCCTCAACGACGAGGCCCAGATCCTGACTCTGATCGACACGGCCAGGGAGAAGGCCGACGAGGTGCGGTGGGCGGTGGACATCTCCGGCCGGGCTTCCGCCCTGTTGCTGGCTTTGCTCATCGCTCATGACCAGCAGGTCGTCTACGTGCCCGGCCGCACGGTCAACCGCATGACCGGCGCCTACCGCGGCGAGGGAAAGACCGATGCCAAGGACGCCCTGGTCATCGCCGACCAGGCCCGCATGCGCCGGGATTTCACCCCGATCGAGACGCCGCCGGAGCTGGTCTCCACGTTGCAGCTGCTGACCGGCTACCGACGCGACCTGATCGCCGACCGGGTCCGGCTCATCAACCGGCTGCGTGATCTGCTGGTCGGCATCTGCCCCGCACTGGAGCGGGCCTTCGACTACTCCGCTGCCAAGGGCCCGGTGCTCATGCTGACTGAGTACCAGACTCCGGCCGCCCTGCGGCGGATCGGTGTCAAGCGGCTGACCACCTGGCTGGAACGACGCAAGGTGCGCGGCGCCGGCGACATCGCCGCCAAGGCCGTCGACGCCGCCCAGTCCCAGACCACCGCCCTGCCAGGTGAGGAGCGGGCCGCCAAGCTGGTCTGCGACCTCGCCCACCAGCTCCTGGCCCTGGACGAGCGGATCAAGGACAACGACCGGGAGATCCGCGAGACCTTCCGCGCCGACGACCGCGCCGAGATCATCGAGTCGATGCCCGGCATGGGCCCGATCCTGGGCGCTGAGTTCGTCGCCATCGTCGGCGACCTGTCCGGCTACCGCGACGCCGGCCGCCTCGCGTCCCCCGGCCTGGCCCCGGTCCCGCGCGACTCCGGCCGCAGAACAGGAAACTACCACCGGCCCAAACGCTACAACCGGCGTCTGCGCTGGCTGTTCTACATGTCCGCGCAGTCCGCGATGATGCGGCCGGGCCCATCGCGTGACTACTACCTCAAGAAGCGCGCCGAGGGACTGATCCACACCCAGGCCCTGCTCGCTCTCGCCCGCCGCCGGGTCGACGTGCTGTGGGCCATGCTGCGCGACAAGAGGCTGTTCACCTCCGTCCCACCGGTCACGCAGGCGGCTTGACACGGTCATTGAGATTCTCCGCCCAGTCGATCCCGCAGGTGATCGTCAATCCTGTGTCCTCTCTCCCGGTGTTTGCCCAGCGTGTGAGCCTGTGCGGGGACACGCAGCGACCTAATAGGAGGGCTCGGCGGCCCGACATCCGATGAGCTGTTCGTGGCCCCAGCTGACCGCACGGCCCCGGTCTTCGGAGAGAGCTCTGCGGCTCGCGTGTTGAGGAGCGGGTGGTCGTACGGGCGGCTCGGGTCACGATCATCAGTGCCCCCACAGAGGCGATCGACACGCGCCCTCCGCAAGGGCACGGCGGCGGGGCCCTCTGCCTGTGGAGAGGAGTCCGGCTCCGAGTCTTGAGTAGGGGTCACCCGTCACCGTGCACTGCTATTAGGTCTTGAGCATTGCTCGGAAGCCGCGCCGTCAAGCATGACGTGGACGATCACGGCGTTGCCGTAGGTCTCGGGAACGGTGCTCGTGGTCATGGGGGATGTCCTCCCCATTCCTCGCCAACGGTCGGCGGGTGCCGGGGAGGCTCACGTCGGACTGTCCGATTGCTGGAGCCATGACGTCTGCTCGTATCCAGGGCGGCCGGCTGGCGAGACCGGAGGACCACGTGACGTGGTTGCGCAGGAGGACTGGGGTGCGGCTTCCGTACTCTGCCGCACCCCACCCGTCGTGATTCCATGCCCGACGTTCAGGCTCACTGCCAGCAGGCCGGCACCGTCAGAAGGGGGCGTCCTCTCCGGTACTGGGCTCAACTCGGGAGAAGATCCCTCGTAGAAGCGTTGCTGCCAGCGCCACGTGCGACAGGATCGCTCCCGCCAGGGCGGCGGCCTCGAGAGGACGATGGTTGCGCACCACCTCCACCAAGCCGAGGACGATGGCGACCAGACTGACGAAGGCAGAGACGGAATGGTGGAATCGGTGAGCCTCGGAGTGCGGCCAGTCCGCCTCGTTCGTTGGCGCGGGGGGTTCTGGCAGCGTGCGAAGGTGTCCTGTGAACAGCCGGGACCTCCAGGCGCTGGTGGGCTGGCGGCCGTAAAGGAACAACAGAGCTGAGACGCCGAACAGAACCACCAAGTAAGCGAGGATGAACGCCGCTTCGCCAGTCATCGAGTCGCCGCCTCGCTCGGCACGTCGCCTTCTGCTCCGCCGTCCAGGACGACCTCGGTGAACAGCAGGTCGCTCTCGGCAAACGTCTCAGGGTTCGAGGTGGTGCCGTGGGAGTTGCGATACCGGACGCCGAGCCAGGTCATCCACAGCACCGGCAGGATGCCGCCGACGATGAACACCACGTCGCCGGGCAGCCGCAGCCATTCCAAGAGCCCGTTGACCCCGTGCTGGATGTAGCCAAGGCTGCGGGCGTCGGCGTAACCGTCGTTGACGACCTTGTAGAGCTGCAGGGCGCCGCCCGGGAGGAGAGTGGCGAAACTCATCCAGGCGAGTCCGAGGTTGAGCGACCAGAAGGCGATGCGGGGCCAACGGTCCGACCAGCGGTTCTCGGGGACCAGGTAGCGCAAGGCGAAGAAGGCGAAGCCCACTGCGAGCATGCCGTACACGCCCATCATGGAAGCGTGTGCGTGGTTGGCGGTGAGACCGGTCCCCATCTCGTAGTAGGAGACGATGGGCAGGTTGATCAGGAAGCCGAAGACCCCGGCTCCCAGGAAGTTCCAGAAGCCGACGGCAACCAGGAACATCACGGCCCAGCGGTGCGGGAAGGGCGCGTTGGAGGCTCCGTGCCGGCGCGAGCCCAGTTGCAGGAAGCTCCAAGCTTCGATGGTCAGGAAGAGCAGGGGCACCACTTCAAGAGCGGAGAACAGTGCCCCCAGCGCCAGGTGTTCAGCGGGTTCTCCGGAGAAGTAGAGATGGTGCATGGTGCCGATGACGCCGCCTGCGCTGTAGAGGACGATGTCCAGGAAGATCACCGTCAGAGCCACTCGTTCACGCACGACGCCGAGGAGAACGAAGAGATAGGCGACCGTGACCGTGGTGAACAGCTCCAGGAAGTCCTCGACCCACAGGTGCACGACGATGAATCGCCAGAAGTCGGCTGCCGTGAATTCGGTACTGGGCGTGGCCAGAAGGCCGACCGCGTAGAAGGCGGGTAGCGCCAGCGCTGCCAGGAAGAACAGCCACGGCATGTTCGCGGCGCTCTCGGTGCGCAGACGGCGCCGCAATCCGCGGAAGAGGATGACGACCCAGACGATGAGGCCGACGACGAGGAGCACCTGCCAGAGCCGGCCGAGGTTGAGGTACTCCCAGCCCTGGTCGCCGAAGACGCTCCACCAGCTCTTGAACCAGCCGCGTTCACCGGCCAACTCGCCCAGCAGGCTGCCTGTGACGACCACGACGAGGGCGCCGAGCAGCAGTCGGGTGAGCAGGGCCTGACCCCGCGGCTCCCAGCCCCGGGAGATCAGGGGTGCGAGGAAGATTCCTATGGCGAGGAAGGAGGTCACCACCCAGAAGATGGCAAGCTGCGTGTGCCAGGTTCGGCTCAGGTTGTAGGGCAGTATCTGGTCCAGCGGGATACCGAAGAAGCTGCCGAGATCGGCTCGGTAGTGCTGGGCGGCCGCGCCGACCAGCGCTTGGGCCAGGAAGAGTGCTGCCATCACGAGGAAGAACCAGGCTGTGGCGCGCTGCGCGGGAGTGAGCGCCACCGAGTCGGGCGACCGGAACCGGATCTCTCCGCGTTCACGCTGATGCCAGCCCAGGAAGTTCCAGCGTCCGAAGGCTGCGAACAGCACGCCCGTGCCGACGAGCAGGAAGACCAGTGACAGGACACTCCACGTCACGGTGTGAGCCGTGGGCGAGTTGTCGACCAGAGGTTCGGCGGGCCAGTTGTTCGTGTACGAGTACTTCTGACCGGGCCGGTCGGCGGATGATGCCCATGCCGACCAGGCGAAGTAGGCAGTCAGATTGTGGATGTCGGTCGCGCTGGTCACTGCGTGCGGGCGAAGTCCCTGTCGGCCTTCGGGGCGACCGAGGAGGTCGGCGTAGTGCTTGGTCAGGGTTGCGAAGGCAGTTGCCTGAGCGTCGCTGAACTCAAGCGTGTCAGTGTCCGGACTATAGCGATTGGTGCGGAAGTCGGCGACTGTCCGGCTTCGGTGTTCGTGTTCCGTGTCCTTGCTGTAGCGCTGCTCGACCAGCGTGGCACTGCGATGCAGGTAGTCGGCGGTGAAGTCTGGTCCGAGGTAGGCGCCGTGGCCGAAGATGGACCCGTACTGCATCAGGCCATTCCGTAAGAACGCCTCTTGCCCGTGCTGGACGTCGTCACCGGTGAACAGGGTGCGTCCGTCGGAGGCCACCACCTTGGCAGGGATCGGTGGTTCGGCCTGGTAGGTCCGGTACGCCAGGAATCCGAGAACCAGAAAGCCACACAGCGTCACCAAGGCTGCCGCCTGGATCCAGCCCCGGCTGATCAGCCGAGCCCGCTTCAGCGAGGTGCCGGCGCCTTGGACTGGTGATTGGCCTCGCGGGCCAAGGTCTGGCCCCGTCTCGGGCGGGGTACTGGGCGGCATGATTCTCCTCTTGACACGGTGTGGATATTGGGCGGAAGAACTAAGGTCGGGCATGTTGTTCCAAGCAGACAGTGTACCAATTGTAGAAATTCGGCGGACGTCCCGCTTCAGTCATCTGACTGAAGCCGAGGATGCGGAGGCGGTGACCTCGGAGGAGACATCACGGAGACAGCCGCCCCGCAGGCCGGCACGCTTGAGCGCTCGGTGACCTGCCGGTCCGGGGAGCGCGCCAGGGAGGTGCGACGCGCACCCGCCGCTCCACACCTCTTCGTCGACGGATCACGCCACCCTGGTCGCTCTCTCGCCCGGCCTCTCACCACGCTTCTTCCGCCTCTTCACGTGGGACCTCCATGCCCAGGGCCGGCAGCATCCGCAGCACGACAACAACCGCGGCGCCGCGCATGCAGCCGCGCCGACCGGCAGAGGTGTGGTAGTCCGTGGCCACCAGGTCGGCGCCCATGACGGTCTGAAAACGCGGAAGTATTCGTGGGGGGCGTCGCAGCGGCGTGCGGTGCCGGCGCTCGCCGACAACAGTCGCCTCCTGGCCGTGCCCGCTGCGCAGGCCTCAGTGAGGCTCAAGGCAACGGCCTGCGGTTGGACGCCATCTTGTCCGGACTGTGGTTGTCCAGGGCGTCGCATCCACTCTCGCTATACACGCCGGCTGGCTGAACGCCCGGTGATGGGACGGCGATTGGTGATCTCGCTGCAGGTGCGCCGGTTCTTCTGTGAGCAACGCACCTGCAGTCGGCGAACCTTCGCCGAGCAGGTCCCGGACCTCACTGAACGGCAGCGGCGGCACAGCGTCGGCCTGCGCCGATGGATGCGAACCATCGCCACGTTCCAGGGTGGCCGCCCCGGTGAACGCCTGTGCCGAACACTACAGTTACCGGTCGGCCGCACCCACCTGCTGGGCCTGCTCACCGCCCCGGCAGTGCCCGAGCAAGCGCCTCGGGTGCTGGGGGTCGACGAGTTCGCTTTCCGCAAGGGCTGGCGCTATGGCACCGTCCTGGTCGACGTGGAAGCGGCCCACGTGGTGGACGTCCTCCCCGACCGGGACGCGGTCACCTTCGCCGACTGGCTGCGGGAACATCCCGGCACAGAGATCATCTGCAGAGACCGGGCCAGTGCCTACTCCAGCGCTGTGCGCGACGCGGCACCGGACGTCCAGGAGGTCGCCGATCACTGGCACCTACTCGCCAACCTCTCCTCTGGCGTCGAGAAGACATGCCACCAGCACCGTCCCTGCCTGCGGAAACAGGCCGAAGCCGAACGGGACGCACAACCCCGGCCGATCATCAATCCGCTTCCCCCGCCGACACTGCCGCCCACGAAGATCGCGGTCCGCACCCGGGACCGGTACGCCGACATCCACCGCCTGCTCGCAGAAGGATCCTCCGTCTCCGCCATCGCCCGCCTCCTGCACCTGGACCGCAAGACCGTCCGCCGCTTCCGCGACACCGACCTCGACCAGCTGCTCTCCTCCAGTCGGCATGGACGCCCCAAAGGGGTCCTGGAGCCGTTCACCGCCTACCTGACCGAGCGGTTCACCGACGGTGTCACCAGCCCCACCGACCTTTTCCGCGAGATCCAGCAACGCGGTTACCAGGGAAGCGATCTGCCAGTACGTCGCTACGTGGCCGGGCTCAGGACGGGAACCGTCGAACCCGCCCGCGGCGCCATCCCCAGTCCTCGCAAGATCACCAAGTGGATCATGCTGCCCCGCGGCACTTTGCGGCCGCACGAGGAAGACCAGCTCCTGAAGGTGCGGCTGGCCTGCCCCGACGTTGCCCGGGCCTGCGACCTCGCCCGCACCTTCCACGACCTGCTCCAACACCGGCGCGGACATCAGCTGTTGGAGTGGGTACGCGAGGTCGAACGCGATGCGCCGGCCCCGATCCTCTCCTTCGCGCAGAGCCTCTGCCTAGACCTCGACGCCGTCACCGCCGGCCTCACCCTCCCCTGGAGCTCGGGCATCGTCGAAGGCCACGTCAACCGCATCAAGACCATCAAGAGAGCCATGTATGGCCGAGCCT
This window harbors:
- a CDS encoding IS110 family transposase, translated to MTTRHERIWVGIDAGKGHHWAVAVGADGETLFSTKVLNDEAQILTLIDTAREKADEVRWAVDISGRASALLLALLIAHDQQVVYVPGRTVNRMTGAYRGEGKTDAKDALVIADQARMRRDFTPIETPPELVSTLQLLTGYRRDLIADRVRLINRLRDLLVGICPALERAFDYSAAKGPVLMLTEYQTPAALRRIGVKRLTTWLERRKVRGAGDIAAKAVDAAQSQTTALPGEERAAKLVCDLAHQLLALDERIKDNDREIRETFRADDRAEIIESMPGMGPILGAEFVAIVGDLSGYRDAGRLASPGLAPVPRDSGRRTGNYHRPKRYNRRLRWLFYMSAQSAMMRPGPSRDYYLKKRAEGLIHTQALLALARRRVDVLWAMLRDKRLFTSVPPVTQAA
- a CDS encoding nitric-oxide reductase large subunit, producing MPPSTPPETGPDLGPRGQSPVQGAGTSLKRARLISRGWIQAAALVTLCGFLVLGFLAYRTYQAEPPIPAKVVASDGRTLFTGDDVQHGQEAFLRNGLMQYGSIFGHGAYLGPDFTADYLHRSATLVEQRYSKDTEHEHRSRTVADFRTNRYSPDTDTLEFSDAQATAFATLTKHYADLLGRPEGRQGLRPHAVTSATDIHNLTAYFAWSAWASSADRPGQKYSYTNNWPAEPLVDNSPTAHTVTWSVLSLVFLLVGTGVLFAAFGRWNFLGWHQRERGEIRFRSPDSVALTPAQRATAWFFLVMAALFLAQALVGAAAQHYRADLGSFFGIPLDQILPYNLSRTWHTQLAIFWVVTSFLAIGIFLAPLISRGWEPRGQALLTRLLLGALVVVVTGSLLGELAGERGWFKSWWSVFGDQGWEYLNLGRLWQVLLVVGLIVWVVILFRGLRRRLRTESAANMPWLFFLAALALPAFYAVGLLATPSTEFTAADFWRFIVVHLWVEDFLELFTTVTVAYLFVLLGVVRERVALTVIFLDIVLYSAGGVIGTMHHLYFSGEPAEHLALGALFSALEVVPLLFLTIEAWSFLQLGSRRHGASNAPFPHRWAVMFLVAVGFWNFLGAGVFGFLINLPIVSYYEMGTGLTANHAHASMMGVYGMLAVGFAFFALRYLVPENRWSDRWPRIAFWSLNLGLAWMSFATLLPGGALQLYKVVNDGYADARSLGYIQHGVNGLLEWLRLPGDVVFIVGGILPVLWMTWLGVRYRNSHGTTSNPETFAESDLLFTEVVLDGGAEGDVPSEAATR
- a CDS encoding ISL3 family transposase is translated as MRLKATACGWTPSCPDCGCPGRRIHSRYTRRLAERPVMGRRLVISLQVRRFFCEQRTCSRRTFAEQVPDLTERQRRHSVGLRRWMRTIATFQGGRPGERLCRTLQLPVGRTHLLGLLTAPAVPEQAPRVLGVDEFAFRKGWRYGTVLVDVEAAHVVDVLPDRDAVTFADWLREHPGTEIICRDRASAYSSAVRDAAPDVQEVADHWHLLANLSSGVEKTCHQHRPCLRKQAEAERDAQPRPIINPLPPPTLPPTKIAVRTRDRYADIHRLLAEGSSVSAIARLLHLDRKTVRRFRDTDLDQLLSSSRHGRPKGVLEPFTAYLTERFTDGVTSPTDLFREIQQRGYQGSDLPVRRYVAGLRTGTVEPARGAIPSPRKITKWIMLPRGTLRPHEEDQLLKVRLACPDVARACDLARTFHDLLQHRRGHQLLEWVREVERDAPAPILSFAQSLCLDLDAVTAGLTLPWSSGIVEGHVNRIKTIKRAMYGRASFRLLRTRILLRA